Proteins encoded within one genomic window of Candidatus Methylomirabilota bacterium:
- a CDS encoding STAS domain-containing protein: MGLEIEVTEVGNGGRCVALRGRLDSQTAPMLDERLELILSSATALLFDMAGLEYISSAGIRVLVKARKALEARGGGVAVAHLQPPVRRVVDILKAVPSIDIFADDAQMDAFIERMQRRAQP, translated from the coding sequence ATGGGGCTCGAGATCGAGGTCACCGAGGTGGGGAACGGGGGCCGGTGCGTTGCCCTCCGCGGGCGCCTCGACTCGCAGACCGCGCCGATGCTCGACGAGCGGCTCGAGCTCATCCTCTCGTCCGCGACCGCGCTCCTCTTCGACATGGCCGGCCTCGAGTACATCAGCAGCGCAGGCATCCGCGTCCTCGTCAAGGCGCGGAAAGCGCTGGAGGCCAGAGGCGGCGGAGTGGCAGTCGCCCATCTGCAGCCGCCGGTCCGGCGGGTGGTCGATATCCTGAAGGCCGTGCCATCCATCGACATCTTCGCCGACGACGCCCAGATGGACGCGTTCATCGAGCGGATGCAGCGTCGG